Below is a window of Drosophila nasuta strain 15112-1781.00 chromosome X, ASM2355853v1, whole genome shotgun sequence DNA.
TGGCATTTGAATGTAACATGTTTAATATTagtaattatttaattcagAAAGGAATctcatattatattaaatcatttAGTTTGTGTGGAATTAATtgattatatatttagattaccacaaataaaatttaataatataaaattaaaaaaaaaacaaagaagctaaagtcgagtgtgcccgactgtgaaatacccgcttcCCATTTTGAACAAAAGCATGATATGTATTGCggtattcatttcaaatataccgtgaaaatactaagaatataccaaaggatagTGGAAGgtgggtgtggcaaaaatttgaaataaaaaaaaaatatatctccacctcttatagtctttgagatctaaGTGTTCATACATgcggacagacaggcagacggaCATTGCTATAACGTCTCAGCAgatcaacaatatatatactttatggggtcggagatgcctccttttgcctgttacatacatttcctgccggcacaatgttataatacccttctaccccatGGGGAGCGAGTTTAAAAAAGTAGttgaagtaaataaaaaaaatcctACTCCAATTGTATTTACAGTTTTCTTAATATCCCtgtcaatttattttttttttcatttgattcTTATTTCATAATTCTTACTGATAAATCGAATTTGGCAACCTAATAATTCTACAGACATATGTACGTCTATTTGCAAAAGCTGTTGATTTGTAGCATAGCCAATGCTGAAAAGCTTTTTTTAGCGAAGCTACGCATAAAAGCTAATGCTGGCTTGCAAAGCTCGGACGACAGCTCAGCGAAGAGTGGCACCTGCGAGAGCATGCGAAAAGCTTTGCGAAAGCTTTATCCAACATGATTTGATTTGAGATTTCGCAGCTTAAGTCaaagtttaaatttcaaaCTGTGTTTTGTAACGGtcacaaatacataaattgtaaaattgcaaattgcaaaattgaatttacagTAGAGTGTAATAAAAgtcattttgaatttgttgcattttatgtttaattatcgggtacacaaaaacaaaaaaaaaaaggtattaAATGAATAGAATATGTGATGCAAATGAACAATGTGAAATGCtcattgcattttgtatttttgattaGATTAGATTAGAGTTGTGTGAACAGTTTGCAGCACGCTCTAGCTCTTACTTCTTCCTGTAGACATAGCCACCGTTGGAGGCATACTGAGTGCCGACATCAGCACCGGACGAGTAGCTgcccgacgacgacgacgctgtgGAGTAGCTCTGCTGGACAGCTGGGGCCGAGTAGCTGACCGATGGAGCCGAGTACGACTGCTGGACAGCTGGGGCGGAGTAGGTGGCAGCTGGGGCAGAGTAGCTCTGCTGGACAGCGGGAGCGGAGTAGCTGACCGATGGAGCCGAGTAGGTGGCAGCTGGTGCGGAGTAAGTCTGCTGGACAGCTGGGGCGGAGTAAGTCTGCTGGACAGCTGGGGCAGAGTAAGTCTGCTGGACAGCTGGGGCAGAGTACGACTGCTGAACGGGAGGCAGATACTCGTTGCTGGGTGCGCTGTAGCTCACCGAGGGAGCAGAGTAAGACTGGACGGCAGGAGCGGAGTAGCTCTGGACGGCAGGAGCAGAGTAAGACTGGACAGCTGGGGCAGAGTAAGACTGGACAGCTGGAGCAGAGTAAGACTGGACAGCTGGGGCAGAGTAAGACTGGACAGCTGGGGCAGAGTAGCTAGTCTGGACGGCAGGAGCGGAGTAGCTAGTCTGGACAGCGGGAGCAGAGTAGCTGGTCTGGACGGCAGGAGCGGAGTAGGTCTGCTGGACAGCCGGGGCAGAGTAGCTGACCGATGGAGCCGAGTACGACTGCTGCACGGGGGGCAGATACTCGTTGCTTGGCTGCCTGTAGCTCTGGGCTGGGGGCAGGTACTTGCTCAGGTGGCTGACATCGGCGGCCGCGAAGGCGAACAGAGCGAACACAATGAGGAATTTCTGCAAATGGACACGATATAAGTGGGAGATTAGGCACGGCACTAAAAAACGCACAACACTtgcttgcacacacacaacaaaaaaaaaataggtaAATGGgtttttttggatttgtttatgaaatgtaaaaaaaaatgaagaaatattgtTTCAACCCGTTGATTGTTGTAGTACTAACCATTTTGGAATTGATAGCTACAACTACGACTGTGCTGGACGAGCTAGACGCTGAAACTGATGCTGATCCCTAAAGCAAGCCGGCAATTTATAGCGGAAAAAAATCACTCAACTTGCAGCACATTTtcgagaagaagaagcagcagcagcagcggcggcagcgcaGTTCGCTGCTCTGCAGCTTCCACTTAAAATACATCAGCGAGCAACAaacgaacaaacaaaaacaacaacaaaaacaaaaactacaccgcgaataaaatacaagaaaacgaaaaaaaagaaataaataaaaaaagccGTCAGAAAAGAAGATAAAATACACGCACACGCTCTTAAACAAGTTTTActcaaaatttacaaatttttccGCAACATTCGTGGACAACATTTTGTGGGCAGAGCATCGAGCATCGAGCATTCAAGCATTGAGCATCGGTCATCGCGGGCATCCCAAAATCCGAATCGACTAATAGATATTTTAATGCGAGACTTTCGGCTAATTTTCATAAAGCTCATTAACACAACGTCTATAACGTCTGTGACCTGCCTTGTGTCTTCTTTTCGGACTAAAAAGGGGGCAGGCACACCCGCCGCAATTTGGCTTTGAAGGTCATGGATGGAtctttgatttgattattgGCCTTTTAGATGGGGGCTCTTCGATTAGTTTCGATTTAACCAATTAAGTGTAGTCTTCAAGAAAAGGGGTCAACGAAAATGAAGACATAAGTTATGTACAACTGTTGCCACAAGACTTCGAGACTTCGAGacatcgacttcgacttcgatgCTGTCAAGAATGCAAAAAGTGATTCACAGGTTGCGAATCACTTTCTAAAATAACAACTAAAGCAATGCAAAGAAGACAATCGGCCTTGAGAACCCCGTAGGTTTTACGATCGCTACGTACAGCTTTACATAATAAACTCTTGACTCTGACTGACAATCTGACCGGACTTTATGCAGTGCGGGAGTTACAGATCAACTTTTACTTTGGACAAAAAATGTTCATGAACTTGAAAACTTGAAAACGCATCAACCGAACGCAtagcaacgcaacgcaacacaAGGCGATTAAATTCCTGTTATGTTgatattttgcttttcatttttttcattttgaggGGTATATCAAATGGCTGACAAGTTCATTAAGGGATTCCGCCGTCGAATAGCTGATTAATGACACgtgcatttgatttgaaatttatgctaATCCATGCAAAAGTTTACGGAAATTAAATGCAAGCACTAATTGTCACACTTATTTCATTTATCTAAttgcacatttatttaatgtttcgCTATTTACATGCTCAATTAATGGCACCTTTATGTTGGGCTTTTATGCGGCTTtccatatatactttaaatcATTAATTTCTTTAAGTAGAGTAGCTGTAAAATTGGTCTGTAATCTTATTTAGTAGTATTTAGCAAAgcatatttgtaaattttcttgtttttaaaataaaataaatcacattttTTGTTATCTTACCAGTTAATAGCTATTGTTAACAGTGTTTACAATATAATCTATGTATGTAAATCTGTTCTGTAACAGATTAACAGAAACTTTTAACAGTGTTTGCcgttaaaatatgtaaatctATGTTCTgattttacatatgtatgttaacaGTTAACATACGCAGTTGTTAACACAGCACCTACTTTTAAGTgcttacaaataaaatacataaaacagTTTACAGACACTTTTATCAGtgtttacaaataaaaaaataaaaaataaaatcaatattatgTGTCTGCTTATGTTAACAGTTAAAGCAACCGTTAACATCGACTTAAcagcgctgttgctgctaaaTGCGACTGTCACATTTGGCTTATTTtgttcaaaacaaaaaagcacaTTTTTAGCTGTTGTggtaaactttttttttttgtgcaaaactAGACTAGACCAAAACTAGTCTAGACTCATATGAATtatgataaatttaatttatggttttttgtttttatttggaattggGTATTAGGTGAAGTTTTGAAATATCTGATTTATGCTTTCGCACTCTATTGTCGcccaaaatatacatacataattattttaacGCAATAATCTGCACAAACATTGTTTGATCTTACAACAAATAGAGTAGTTAGTCTTCGGATAAAGCTTCCGCTGTTTAACATCAAGACTGGAAGCTAATTATTCACTTGCTTGAGTGGATTCTAGTGTGAGCAATGTTTTGAGTTCTGATGACACGCTGAGAACACTAATGCGACACTCATAAGtttttaataccctgtaaattacAAACGCGAAGCGAAAAGCTTGAATCTAAAAGGTCATtgaacatatattttaattaagcttaatgcaaatgcaattgaattaataaatataaccGCCATTCGATCCGTACTGCGTATCAGCAGATGATGCACtcgacgaggaggaggaggaggaagaggcaCCAGCTGAGTACTTGGGCAGCAGGTGGGCGGGTGTAATTGTGTCGGCACCAATGATAACGGGCACATGCGTCTCGGCATTGAACTCCTCGATGCCATTGGACACGGGTTCCTGGTAGACAACCGGCGACTGAGATTGCTCCTGCTCCACATAGTTGGCGTGCGTAATGCGATCGGCTTCGGGTATGAATTGCTCGGGAGTTTGGGTATCAGCGCCCAGATTATACGAAGCAGTCTCCACCTGAGCTGCTTGGAGTTCCTGCGATGGCACAGCCGGCTGCGATTGCGTCAGCGTCTGCGATTGCGTGTAGGCGTAGTGAGCAACGCGATCCGCTTCAGGAATGAACTTCTCGGGAGTCTGAGTGTCAGCTCCAATATTGTAGGTGCCATGGGAAGCCTTCAAGTGATGGGGAATCAAATCAGCGGGCTGATAGCTGCTAGAATCTGCACCAGGAATGACCTCAGTTTCTGTCTGCAGTTGTTGAGGAATCAGATGAGCAGGTTGATAGCTGCTGGAATCGCCACCAGGCACAACAACctgtgcttgctgctgctcctgttccTGCACATACTGAGCATGTGCAATGCGATCAGCCTCGGGAATGAACTGCTCGGGAGTCTGTGTATCAGCGCCCAGATTAAATGACTGCTGCTCGATCACCTGAGCAGGTTGATAGCTGCTGGAATCTCCACCGGGAATAACTTCAGCTGAAGCAGCTTCCGACTGCAATTGCTGAGGAATCAGATGAGCAGGCTGATAGCTGCTGGAATCTCCACCGGGAATAACTTCAGCTGAGCCAACTTCCGACTGCAGTTGCTGAGGAATCAGATGAGCAGGCTGATAGCTGCTGGAATCTCCACCGGGAATGACCTCA
It encodes the following:
- the LOC132795406 gene encoding cuticle protein 16.5, which gives rise to MKFLIVFALFAFAAADVSHLSKYLPPAQSYRQPSNEYLPPVQQSYSAPSVSYSAPAVQQTYSAPAVQTSYSAPAVQTSYSAPAVQTSYSAPAVQSYSAPAVQSYSAPAVQSYSAPAVQSYSAPAVQSYSAPAVQSYSAPSVSYSAPSNEYLPPVQQSYSAPAVQQTYSAPAVQQTYSAPAVQQTYSAPAATYSAPSVSYSAPAVQQSYSAPAATYSAPAVQQSYSAPSVSYSAPAVQQSYSTASSSSGSYSSGADVGTQYASNGGYVYRKK
- the LOC132795614 gene encoding uncharacterized protein LOC132795614 yields the protein MLAARLIIIIVVIIINSVLIAMNDNFIMILLCHQQQINRKSKPQNMQFFVIALALVGFVAADVSHLLLNQNAGYSYSASSSSSSLASAALPGGDSSSYQPEDLIPQHLKASHVGTVSAEIVPGGDSSSYQPVHLIPQQLQTETEVIPGGDSSSYQPAHLIPQQLQSEVGSAEVIPGGDSSSYQPAHLIPQQLQSEAASAEVIPGGDSSSYQPAQVIEQQSFNLGADTQTPEQFIPEADRIAHAQYVQEQEQQQAQVVVPGGDSSSYQPAHLIPQQLQTETEVIPGADSSSYQPADLIPHHLKASHGTYNIGADTQTPEKFIPEADRVAHYAYTQSQTLTQSQPAVPSQELQAAQVETASYNLGADTQTPEQFIPEADRITHANYVEQEQSQSPVVYQEPVSNGIEEFNAETHVPVIIGADTITPAHLLPKYSAGASSSSSSSSSASSADTQYGSNGGYIY